Below is a genomic region from Dehalococcoidia bacterium.
TGTCCTCCAGTGCAGCCTGCTGGCGCAGTCTGGCATTCTTAAGCAGGCGTTTGAGCCGCTGGTTATCCCGGTAGGTCTTCTCATCCTGCACCAAGAGCCCCACGAACTCGGCATGGGACAGCTCGGCGTGGCTGGGATGATTGAGCCTCTCCTCGAATCCTCCGGCCATGCCGAAGAGCTTGAGTATGTTGAGCGTGGTTATGGTTTGTTCCTTGAGCACGTTCTTCCTCCTGATTAATGGTGATAGTATTCCCTGCCTCGGATGTTCTCATGCAGCGGCAGGGTTGCCTGTCGGGACGTTTTTTCGCCATCCTCATGCCGATCGAGGCCCGAAGCCAAGATGGCTTTCACTGACTTATAAGAACAAGTATTGTACTTGAGAGCCCTCTGGGCTGCCGCCTCCAGCCGTTCCGGCTCATAATGTCGGCCCAGGCTGAGGATGCCCAAGCAGGCCCTGTACCCCTGTTCCGGATAGGTGCGGGCAGTGAGGATCCTCTCCACCAGCGCCGCGGTGGCGACTCCGGTTTTGCCGGCCCACTGAATGAAGCGGGATAGGGTCCACTCGGCGTACCGGCGGTGCTCGGGCGGCATGTGTTCGGGGAGCGTGCTGGCAATTCCCCTGACGTGTGACCGGGCATGAGCGGCTACCCGCTCACCCTTGTGGAAGGCCTCCACGGTGGCGGCAGCCAGTCGGATATCCAGGGTTTCCCGCAGCAGCCGGAAGGGGACGCTGTAGTAGTGATGGTCCACCTCGATGTGGTAGTCGATGTTGACCTTGGCCTTGCGCCACTCGGCGTACTCATAGGGGTGTTGGGGCAA
It encodes:
- a CDS encoding ATP-binding protein → MLKEQTITTLNILKLFGMAGGFEERLNHPSHAELSHAEFVGLLVQDEKTYRDNQRLKRLLKNARLRQQAALED